From one Rhodovulum sp. ES.010 genomic stretch:
- the trmFO gene encoding methylenetetrahydrofolate--tRNA-(uracil(54)-C(5))-methyltransferase (FADH(2)-oxidizing) TrmFO: MSQKLHIVGGGMAGSEAAWQAAQAGIEVVIHEMRPETGTFAHRTEKLGEMVCSNSFRSDDDEQNAVGLLHWEMRTAGGLIMAMADAHRLPAGGALAVDRDAFAAAVTKSLLEHPKISVERSEIASLPGDGHWIVATGPLTSDALGHAIRSETGTEALAFFDAIAPIVYADSVDMSTAWFQSRYDKGETAEERTAYLNCPMDRAEYEAFIDGLLAADKTEFHEGETAGYFDGCLPIEVMAERGRETLRHGPMKPVGLTNLHAPDVKPHAVVQLRRDNALGTLYNIVGFQTKMKYGAQADVFRMIPGLGQARFARLGGIHRNTFLNAPSLLDAQLRLKSRPHIRFAGQITGVEGYVESAAMGLLAGRLAAAELQGRRLPSVPPTTATGALLTHITGGAEAKTFQPMNVNFGLFPPVEGLKVGRRGRRDRYRAYTDRAKTDWAAWLRHG; this comes from the coding sequence ATGTCACAGAAGCTCCATATCGTCGGCGGCGGGATGGCAGGCTCCGAGGCCGCCTGGCAGGCGGCCCAAGCCGGTATCGAGGTGGTGATCCACGAGATGCGCCCCGAAACCGGCACCTTTGCCCACCGCACCGAGAAACTGGGCGAGATGGTGTGCTCCAACTCCTTCCGCTCCGACGATGACGAGCAGAACGCGGTGGGCCTTTTGCATTGGGAAATGCGGACGGCCGGGGGGCTGATCATGGCGATGGCAGATGCGCACCGCCTGCCCGCGGGCGGCGCGCTTGCCGTCGACCGCGACGCCTTTGCCGCCGCCGTCACCAAGAGCTTGCTTGAGCATCCGAAGATCTCTGTCGAACGCTCTGAAATCGCGTCGCTTCCCGGCGACGGCCACTGGATCGTCGCAACCGGCCCGCTGACCTCCGATGCGCTCGGCCACGCGATCAGGTCCGAGACCGGGACCGAAGCGCTCGCCTTCTTCGACGCGATCGCGCCCATCGTATATGCCGACAGCGTGGACATGTCGACGGCGTGGTTCCAGTCCCGCTACGACAAGGGCGAGACCGCGGAGGAGCGCACCGCCTACCTCAACTGCCCGATGGATCGCGCCGAATACGAGGCGTTCATCGACGGGCTTCTGGCGGCCGACAAGACCGAATTCCACGAGGGCGAGACCGCTGGCTATTTCGACGGGTGCCTGCCGATCGAGGTGATGGCCGAACGAGGCCGGGAAACCCTGCGCCACGGGCCGATGAAGCCCGTGGGCCTGACCAACCTGCATGCGCCGGATGTCAAACCCCACGCGGTGGTGCAGCTGCGCCGGGACAACGCGCTGGGCACGCTCTACAATATCGTCGGCTTCCAGACAAAGATGAAGTACGGGGCGCAAGCTGATGTTTTTCGGATGATTCCCGGATTAGGGCAGGCCCGTTTCGCACGCTTGGGCGGCATCCATCGCAACACGTTCCTGAATGCGCCGTCTCTGCTCGACGCGCAGCTTCGGCTGAAATCGCGGCCGCATATCCGCTTCGCGGGCCAGATCACCGGGGTCGAGGGCTACGTGGAGTCGGCGGCGATGGGGCTGCTTGCCGGGCGGCTCGCGGCGGCGGAGTTGCAGGGGCGCCGGCTGCCGTCGGTACCGCCGACGACCGCGACCGGCGCGCTGCTCACCCACATCACCGGCGGGGCCGAGGCCAAGACGTTCCAGCCGATGAACGTCAATTTCGGACTGTTCCCGCCCGTCGAGGGGCTAAAGGTCGGCCGGCGGGGCCGGCGCGACCGCTACAGGGCCTATACGGACCGGGCAAAAACCGACTGGGCCGCCTGGCTGCGGCATGGCTGA
- the gyrA gene encoding DNA gyrase subunit A yields the protein MSDTPEPPENEDENGAGGGSGRPLHAGPTIAIEEEMQKSYLDYAMSVIVSRAIPDLRDGLKPVHRRILYAMHETGNSYDKPYRKSARPVGDVMGKYHPHGDSAIYDALVRMAQDFSMSLPLLDGQGNFGSMDGDNPAAMRYTEVRMAKAAQALLTDIDKDTVDFQDNYDGKDLEPTVLPARFPNMLVNGAGGIAVGMATNIPPHNLGEVVDATLALIEDPDLSTEQLMEYVPAPDFPTGGMILGRSGARKAYLEGRGSVIIRAKTRIEEIRKDRYAVVLDEIPYQVNKSSMIEKIAEAARDKKIEGIAHVQDESDRVGVRVVVELKRDATPDVVLNQLFRFTPMQTSFGCNMLALNGGRPETLTLRKFLTAFIDFREEVVARRTAYELRKARERSHILCGLAVAVSNVDEVVATIRASADAAEAREKLMQRRWPAEDIADYIRLIDDPTHTMNEDGSYHLSETQARAILDLRLQRLTQIGVKEVTDELEELAAKIKDYLDILRSRERIMAIISNELREVREQFAVPRRTEIADWAGDMEDEDLIEREDMVVTVTQSGYIKRTPLAEFRAQRRGGKGLSGMQTKEEDVVTTLFVANTHTPLLVFTTDGMVYKLKCWRLPQGGRTSKGKAIVNILPIAGGVSIAAIMPVDRPEDEWSDLQIVFATTEGDVRRNQLSDFTNVMRNGKIAMDLPEGVSLVNARIATEEDDVMLVTAIGRAIRFRTTDVRVFKGRKSTGVRGIRLAGGDHVVSMAVIRHFEATAEERTAFLKQRRLMAGLTEEEETDEDDEAVAGGQLSPERYAEMSAAEDLILTITTGGTGKLSSSHDYPVRGRGGQGVQAIDKGLRGGPLVASFPVEIDDQIMLVTSTGQSIRCPVEDISFRSRSAGGVRVFKTAPGEEVVSVAWIAEQPEDETAPDGA from the coding sequence GTGAGCGATACGCCAGAACCCCCTGAAAACGAAGACGAAAACGGTGCAGGCGGCGGCTCGGGACGGCCGCTTCACGCCGGCCCGACCATCGCGATCGAAGAGGAGATGCAGAAATCCTACCTCGATTACGCGATGAGCGTGATCGTCTCCCGCGCGATCCCCGACCTGCGCGATGGCCTAAAACCTGTGCACCGCAGAATCCTCTATGCGATGCACGAGACCGGAAACTCCTACGACAAGCCCTACCGGAAATCCGCCCGCCCCGTCGGCGACGTGATGGGGAAATACCACCCGCACGGCGATTCAGCGATCTACGACGCGCTGGTGCGGATGGCGCAGGATTTCTCGATGTCGCTGCCGCTGCTCGACGGTCAGGGCAATTTCGGCTCGATGGACGGCGACAACCCCGCGGCCATGCGCTATACCGAGGTGCGCATGGCCAAGGCGGCACAGGCGCTTCTGACCGATATCGACAAGGATACGGTCGATTTCCAGGACAACTACGACGGCAAGGACCTGGAGCCCACGGTCCTGCCCGCGCGCTTTCCGAACATGCTGGTCAACGGTGCGGGCGGCATCGCGGTGGGCATGGCGACGAACATCCCGCCGCACAACCTCGGCGAGGTGGTGGATGCCACGCTGGCGCTGATCGAGGATCCGGACCTCTCGACCGAACAGCTGATGGAGTATGTTCCGGCCCCGGATTTCCCCACCGGCGGCATGATCCTCGGCCGGTCGGGTGCGCGCAAGGCCTATCTCGAAGGGCGCGGTTCGGTCATCATCCGCGCGAAGACGCGGATCGAGGAGATCCGCAAGGACCGCTATGCCGTCGTGCTGGACGAGATCCCGTATCAGGTGAACAAGTCGTCGATGATCGAGAAGATCGCCGAGGCCGCGCGTGACAAGAAGATCGAGGGCATCGCCCACGTTCAGGACGAATCCGATCGGGTCGGCGTGCGCGTGGTGGTCGAGCTGAAGCGCGACGCGACGCCGGATGTGGTGCTGAACCAGCTGTTCCGTTTCACGCCGATGCAGACCTCCTTCGGCTGCAACATGCTGGCGCTGAACGGGGGGCGCCCGGAAACCCTGACGCTCAGGAAATTCCTCACCGCCTTCATAGACTTCCGCGAGGAGGTCGTGGCGCGGCGCACGGCCTACGAGCTGCGAAAGGCGCGCGAGCGCAGCCACATCCTGTGCGGTCTCGCCGTGGCGGTGTCGAACGTGGACGAGGTGGTGGCCACGATCCGCGCCTCGGCCGATGCCGCCGAGGCGCGCGAGAAGCTGATGCAACGGCGCTGGCCCGCCGAGGACATCGCCGATTACATCCGGCTGATCGACGATCCGACCCACACCATGAACGAGGACGGGAGCTACCACCTGTCCGAGACGCAGGCCCGCGCGATCCTCGATCTGCGGCTGCAACGCCTGACCCAGATCGGCGTCAAGGAAGTCACCGACGAGCTCGAAGAGCTGGCGGCCAAGATAAAGGATTACCTCGATATTCTCCGCTCGCGCGAGCGGATCATGGCGATCATCTCGAACGAGCTGCGCGAGGTGCGCGAGCAGTTCGCCGTCCCCCGCCGCACCGAGATCGCCGACTGGGCCGGCGACATGGAGGACGAGGACCTCATCGAGCGCGAGGACATGGTCGTGACGGTCACCCAGTCCGGCTATATCAAGCGCACGCCGCTGGCCGAATTCCGCGCGCAGCGCCGCGGCGGCAAGGGTCTGTCGGGCATGCAGACCAAGGAAGAGGACGTGGTCACCACGCTCTTCGTAGCAAATACCCACACGCCGCTTCTGGTCTTCACCACCGACGGGATGGTCTACAAGCTGAAATGCTGGCGCCTGCCGCAGGGCGGGCGCACCTCCAAGGGCAAGGCGATCGTCAACATCCTGCCGATCGCCGGGGGCGTCTCGATCGCCGCGATCATGCCGGTGGACCGGCCCGAGGACGAATGGTCGGACCTGCAGATCGTCTTCGCCACCACCGAGGGCGACGTTCGGCGCAACCAGCTTAGCGATTTCACCAACGTCATGCGCAACGGCAAGATCGCGATGGACCTGCCCGAAGGGGTCAGCCTCGTGAACGCCCGCATCGCGACCGAAGAAGACGACGTGATGCTGGTGACCGCGATCGGCCGCGCAATCCGGTTTCGAACCACCGATGTCCGCGTCTTCAAGGGACGGAAATCGACCGGCGTGCGCGGCATCCGGCTGGCCGGCGGCGACCACGTCGTGTCGATGGCGGTGATCCGCCATTTCGAGGCCACGGCCGAAGAGCGCACCGCCTTCCTCAAGCAGCGCCGCCTGATGGCCGGGCTCACCGAGGAGGAGGAGACCGACGAGGACGACGAGGCCGTGGCCGGCGGCCAGCTTTCGCCCGAGCGTTACGCCGAGATGTCGGCGGCCGAGGATCTGATCCTGACGATTACGACCGGCGGCACCGGCAAGCTGTCGTCCAGCCACGACTACCCCGTTCGCGGTCGCGGCGGACAGGGGGTCCAGGCCATAGACAAGGGGCTGCGCGGCGGGCCGCTCGTGGCCTCCTTCCCGGTCGAGATCGATGACCAGATCATGCTGGTGACCTCGACCGGCCAGTCGATCCGCTGCCCGGTCGAGGATATCTCGTTCCGCTCGCGCAGTGCCGGCGGGGTCCGGGTGTTCAAGACGGCCCCCGGCGAAGAGGTCGTATCGGTCGCTTGGATCGCCGAGCAGCCCGAGGACGAGACGGCGCCGGACGGCGCGTGA
- a CDS encoding IS3 family transposase (programmed frameshift), producing MKRTRYSEEQIIGILAEHEAGAKCADLCRKHGMSEGTFYNWKAKYGGMTVSEAKRLKALEDENAKLKKLLAEQMLDLAAMRELVFKKVVTPVVKREAVAHLKARFGLSERRACQIAGADRKTIRYRSQRAPDTELRGRLRELANERRRFGYRRLFVLLRREGEPSGINRIYRLYREEGLTVRKRRARRKAIGTRAPILVEARANARWSLDFVHDQFACGRRFRVLNIVDDVTRECLAAIPDTSISGRRVARELTALIERRGKPGMIVSDNGTELTSNAILKWCAENRIEWHYIAPGKPMQNGFVESFNGRMRDEFLNETLFRNLAHARDLIAAWVADYNTERPHSALGYQTPADYAQTLTTAIARPAARDESSARRAIAQPAPFGVNTNRAPVAAG from the exons ATGAAGCGAACGAGATACAGCGAAGAGCAGATTATCGGCATCCTGGCCGAGCATGAGGCCGGGGCGAAGTGTGCCGATCTGTGCCGCAAGCACGGCATGTCGGAGGGGACGTTCTACAACTGGAAAGCCAAATACGGCGGCATGACGGTGTCAGAGGCCAAACGGCTGAAGGCGCTCGAGGACGAGAACGCCAAGTTGAAGAAGCTGCTGGCGGAGCAGATGCTGGATCTGGCCGCGATGCGCGAGCTGGTTT TCAAAAAAGTGGTGACGCCCGTCGTGAAGCGCGAGGCGGTCGCGCATCTGAAGGCCCGGTTCGGGCTGTCGGAACGACGGGCGTGCCAGATTGCCGGCGCGGATCGGAAGACGATCCGCTACCGGTCGCAACGCGCACCCGACACGGAACTGCGCGGCCGATTGCGGGAGCTTGCCAACGAGCGTCGGCGGTTCGGCTACCGGCGGCTCTTCGTCCTGCTCCGGCGGGAGGGCGAGCCCTCGGGGATCAACCGTATCTACCGGCTTTACCGCGAGGAAGGGCTGACCGTCCGCAAGCGGCGCGCGCGGCGCAAGGCCATCGGCACCCGCGCCCCGATCCTGGTCGAGGCGCGCGCAAATGCCCGTTGGTCACTGGATTTCGTCCATGACCAGTTCGCGTGCGGGCGGCGGTTCCGGGTGCTGAACATCGTCGATGACGTCACGCGCGAATGCCTCGCCGCGATCCCGGACACGTCGATCTCCGGCCGGCGCGTCGCGCGGGAGCTGACGGCGCTGATCGAACGTCGCGGCAAGCCGGGAATGATCGTGTCGGACAACGGGACGGAACTGACCTCGAACGCGATCCTGAAGTGGTGCGCCGAGAACCGGATCGAATGGCACTACATCGCGCCGGGCAAGCCGATGCAGAATGGCTTTGTCGAGAGCTTCAACGGCCGGATGCGGGACGAGTTCTTGAACGAGACGCTGTTTCGTAACCTCGCCCATGCCCGCGACCTGATCGCCGCCTGGGTCGCCGACTACAACACCGAGCGCCCCCATTCGGCCTTGGGCTATCAGACCCCGGCTGACTACGCGCAGACCCTGACCACCGCAATCGCCCGACCCGCTGCGCGAGATGAGAGCTCCGCGCGTCGGGCGATTGCTCAACCCGCGCCATTTGGCGTAAACACCAACCGGGCTCCGGTCGCGGCTGGATGA
- a CDS encoding usg protein, whose amino-acid sequence MQHSETELMLKGYGLTTAEFFYRIPDYQSVLNSFIWQDYDLAPDHPRLFKFIEFWQDEIEGPLHSVRFTHRKMIAPGEWQNVVGEFTLH is encoded by the coding sequence GTGCAGCATTCCGAGACCGAGTTGATGCTCAAGGGCTACGGCCTGACCACAGCCGAGTTCTTCTACCGAATACCCGACTACCAGAGCGTTCTGAACAGTTTCATCTGGCAGGACTACGACTTGGCGCCCGACCATCCGCGGCTGTTCAAGTTCATCGAGTTCTGGCAGGACGAAATCGAGGGCCCGCTACATTCCGTGCGCTTCACCCATCGCAAGATGATCGCGCCCGGTGAATGGCAAAACGTGGTGGGTGAGTTCACGCTGCACTAG
- a CDS encoding disulfide bond formation protein B has product MRPTRNDALFLAAAASLAILLAGYWFQYVVGLAPCKLCLWQRWPHLIAPVLGMGALAVGGRMLPLAGAVTMAVSAGLGLYHTGVERKWWPGPSSCSGDVAGFRGMTPEQLLDPTQVSPVVLCDQVQWSLFGLSMASYNALLSLALCAFWLWGYALSRTTH; this is encoded by the coding sequence GTGAGACCGACTCGAAACGACGCGCTTTTCCTGGCCGCCGCCGCATCGCTCGCAATCCTGCTGGCGGGCTACTGGTTCCAGTATGTCGTGGGGCTTGCGCCCTGCAAGCTGTGCCTCTGGCAGCGCTGGCCGCACCTGATCGCGCCTGTCCTGGGCATGGGGGCACTTGCGGTGGGCGGGCGGATGCTGCCGCTGGCGGGCGCGGTCACGATGGCGGTCTCGGCGGGGCTTGGCCTATATCACACCGGGGTTGAGCGGAAATGGTGGCCGGGGCCGTCGTCCTGCTCTGGCGACGTGGCGGGGTTCCGCGGGATGACGCCCGAGCAATTGCTCGACCCGACTCAGGTTTCACCGGTGGTGCTCTGCGACCAAGTGCAGTGGAGCCTTTTCGGCCTGTCGATGGCAAGCTACAACGCCCTGTTGTCTCTGGCGCTGTGTGCGTTTTGGCTGTGGGGATATGCGCTGAGCCGCACCACGCACTAG
- a CDS encoding YqaA family protein yields the protein MLRRLYDWTLSLADHRHALPALFLVAFVESSVFPIPPDLLMIPMILARPDRAWLIAATAMVGSVLGGLAGYAIGWGLYESVGEPVLRFYGKDVYFDQFAATYNDYGAWAVLVAGITPFPYKVITILSGSTGLNLGVFMVASVIARGFRFFVVAALLWKFGTPIRAFIEKYLGLLFTLFVILLIAGFYLVRFL from the coding sequence ATGCTTCGCCGCCTCTATGACTGGACCCTGTCTCTGGCCGACCACCGACACGCGCTGCCTGCGCTGTTCCTCGTGGCGTTCGTCGAAAGCTCAGTCTTTCCGATTCCGCCCGATTTGCTGATGATCCCGATGATCCTGGCCCGCCCCGATCGGGCCTGGCTGATCGCTGCCACCGCGATGGTGGGCTCGGTGCTCGGTGGGCTTGCGGGATACGCGATCGGCTGGGGGCTTTATGAAAGCGTCGGCGAACCGGTGCTGAGATTCTATGGAAAGGACGTCTATTTCGACCAGTTCGCCGCCACCTACAACGACTACGGCGCCTGGGCGGTGCTTGTCGCGGGCATCACGCCCTTCCCCTACAAGGTGATCACGATCCTATCGGGCTCCACCGGGCTGAACCTTGGGGTCTTCATGGTGGCAAGCGTCATCGCGCGGGGCTTTCGTTTCTTCGTGGTCGCCGCGCTGCTTTGGAAGTTCGGAACGCCCATTCGTGCCTTCATCGAGAAATACCTCGGCTTGCTCTTCACTCTTTTCGTCATCCTCCTGATCGCTGGCTTCTACCTGGTGAGATTCCTGTGA